One window from the genome of Gloeomargarita sp. SRBZ-1_bins_9 encodes:
- a CDS encoding cation-transporting P-type ATPase: MTVSPDCTTPAWHSLSIGDTLTYLETSPDGLAAAEAQRRLAQYGPNELQETHARSRWDILLDQFKNVMLVLLIVVALVSGLLDVLESIQSQQLVFPKDTLAILAIVVLNGLLGYIQESKAEQALLALKKMSASRVRVIRGGQVQEVDAPELVPGDVVLLEAGNKIPADGRWLVTANLQVREAMLTGEALPVTKQADVVLPPQTEVGDRVNLGFMGTEVVHGRGTLVVTQTGMNTELGKIASALETVEVEPTPLQRRMDQLGKTLVTGALTLVALVVTAGTLYDPGMFGTLVEVSLSMAVAVVPEGLPAVVTITLALGTRRMMQRQALIRRLPAVETLGSVTVVCSDKTGTLTQNKMVVQALALPDLGYIQVTGKGYEPNGEFFGPDHTPFAPQAHPEVMSLLLTGLLCNDATWKQEQGEWVILGDPTEGALIPLAAKAGLTQERYGLLRVAEFPFSSERKRMSVVVDTDDQPLFAFVRGEFLLLCKGSPELTLACCDQVQRGLEVQPLTPEQRQHILAQNNVLASQGLRVLGLAYRSLDALPPGPNADDLEQGLIWLGLVGLMDPPRPEAKTAVARCHAAGIRVVMITGDHQLTACTIAKELGIWRPRDGVLTGRDLETLTLEALVEQVERVTVYARVSPEHKLKIVQAFQKKGHIVSMTGDGVNDAPALKQADIGVAMGITGTDVSKEASDMILLDDNFATIVAAVEEGRVVYSNIRRFIRYILGSNIGEVITIAMAPLLGLGGSPLTPLQILWMNLATDGIPALALAVEPGRAVVMHQPPKDPQESIFARGLGSYMVRVGLVFSTVTIALMVWAFDYTQTHTAGGLDPQRWQTMVFTTLCLAQMGHALAARSDSRLLIELSPRSNPWIWGAVGLMTLAQLLIVYVPPLRRFFRVFYLPPQEMGICLAFSTLVFVWVELEKLVIRRLWPGYDREG; this comes from the coding sequence CCCTGGTGTCCGGGCTGCTGGATGTTTTGGAGTCGATCCAATCCCAACAGTTGGTCTTTCCCAAGGACACCCTGGCGATTTTGGCCATTGTGGTGCTCAACGGCCTGCTGGGGTATATCCAAGAAAGCAAGGCGGAACAGGCCCTGCTGGCCCTGAAAAAAATGTCAGCGTCCCGGGTGCGGGTGATCCGGGGCGGACAGGTGCAAGAAGTGGATGCGCCGGAGCTGGTGCCGGGGGATGTGGTGCTCCTGGAGGCGGGCAATAAAATTCCGGCGGACGGGCGTTGGCTGGTGACCGCCAATCTCCAGGTGCGGGAAGCCATGCTCACCGGGGAAGCTTTACCCGTGACCAAACAGGCGGATGTAGTCCTACCCCCCCAGACGGAGGTGGGCGACCGGGTAAATTTGGGGTTCATGGGCACGGAGGTGGTTCACGGGCGGGGCACGCTGGTGGTCACCCAAACAGGGATGAACACGGAGCTGGGGAAAATTGCCTCGGCCCTCGAGACGGTAGAAGTCGAACCCACCCCCCTGCAACGGCGCATGGACCAACTAGGGAAAACCCTGGTGACCGGGGCCTTGACCCTAGTAGCTCTGGTGGTGACCGCCGGCACCCTATACGATCCTGGGATGTTTGGCACGCTGGTGGAAGTGTCCCTGAGCATGGCGGTGGCGGTGGTGCCCGAGGGACTACCGGCGGTGGTGACGATTACCCTGGCCTTGGGCACCCGGCGGATGATGCAACGCCAGGCCCTGATTCGCCGTTTACCCGCTGTCGAAACCCTCGGTTCGGTAACGGTGGTGTGTTCGGACAAGACGGGCACCCTGACCCAAAACAAGATGGTGGTGCAGGCGCTGGCCCTACCGGATTTGGGCTATATCCAGGTGACGGGCAAGGGCTACGAACCCAACGGCGAATTCTTCGGCCCTGACCACACCCCCTTTGCTCCCCAGGCCCACCCGGAGGTGATGTCCCTGTTGCTGACGGGCCTGTTGTGCAACGACGCTACCTGGAAACAGGAGCAGGGGGAATGGGTGATCCTCGGCGACCCCACCGAAGGGGCGTTGATCCCCCTGGCGGCCAAGGCGGGTTTGACGCAGGAGCGCTACGGGTTGCTGCGGGTAGCGGAGTTTCCCTTTTCTTCGGAACGCAAGCGCATGAGTGTGGTGGTGGACACGGATGACCAACCCTTATTTGCCTTTGTGCGGGGGGAGTTCTTGCTGCTGTGCAAGGGGTCGCCGGAGTTGACCTTGGCCTGTTGTGACCAGGTGCAACGGGGCCTGGAGGTGCAACCGCTCACGCCGGAGCAACGGCAACACATCCTGGCGCAAAACAATGTCTTGGCGAGTCAAGGGCTGCGGGTGCTGGGGTTGGCCTACCGGTCCCTGGATGCCCTGCCACCGGGCCCCAATGCCGATGACCTGGAGCAGGGGTTGATTTGGTTGGGATTGGTGGGCCTTATGGACCCTCCCCGTCCCGAAGCCAAAACCGCCGTCGCCCGTTGCCATGCCGCCGGCATTCGGGTGGTGATGATCACGGGCGACCACCAACTCACCGCCTGTACCATCGCCAAGGAACTGGGCATCTGGCGACCCAGGGATGGGGTACTCACCGGGCGGGACCTGGAGACCTTGACCCTGGAGGCCCTGGTGGAGCAGGTCGAACGGGTGACGGTCTATGCGCGGGTCTCCCCGGAACACAAGCTCAAGATCGTACAGGCGTTCCAGAAAAAAGGGCATATCGTCTCTATGACCGGGGATGGGGTGAACGATGCCCCGGCCCTCAAACAGGCGGATATCGGCGTGGCTATGGGTATCACCGGGACGGATGTGAGCAAAGAAGCCAGCGACATGATCCTGCTGGATGACAATTTCGCCACCATCGTTGCGGCGGTGGAGGAGGGGCGGGTGGTCTATAGCAATATCCGGCGCTTTATCCGCTACATCCTGGGCAGTAACATTGGGGAAGTGATTACGATTGCCATGGCGCCGCTGCTGGGGTTGGGGGGTTCGCCCTTGACGCCCTTGCAAATTCTCTGGATGAATCTGGCCACCGATGGCATTCCGGCGCTGGCGCTGGCGGTGGAACCGGGGCGAGCCGTCGTCATGCACCAACCCCCCAAAGACCCCCAGGAAAGCATCTTTGCCCGGGGTCTTGGGTCCTACATGGTCCGGGTGGGGCTGGTGTTTTCCACCGTGACCATCGCTCTCATGGTCTGGGCCTTTGATTACACCCAAACCCATACCGCCGGTGGCCTGGACCCGCAGCGTTGGCAGACGATGGTGTTTACCACGTTGTGTTTAGCCCAGATGGGCCATGCCCTGGCCGCCCGTTCCGATAGCCGCTTGCTCATTGAACTGTCTCCCCGTAGTAACCCCTGGATTTGGGGGGCGGTGGGATTGATGACCCTGGCGCAACTGTTGATCGTCTATGTCCCGCCCCTGCGCCGGTTTTTCCGGGTGTTTTATCTGCCGCCCCAGGAGATGGGCATTTGCTTGGCCTTTAGCACCCTGGTGTTTGTCTGGGTGGAGTTGGAAAAGTTAGTAATCCGTCGCCTCTGGCCGGGCTATGACCGGGAAGGTTAG
- a CDS encoding response regulator: MTVTSRHDPVHILVIDDSMVVRELIAQYLEEGGYILETAANGEEAWAAICESPPDLIISDWSMPGISGIELCRRVKSDPQLQHIYFLMLTAREDAADRVLGLDTGADEFICKPIDAEELRARIRAALRVRQLTRSLMEANQRLKDQYHLLASMSLIDEETGVLNERAFRTALPGLLRQIGERPPEGPIDENYVLYYRYGSLWLLQVDDWPAWESQYRPEVRRQVLTVVARRLQSRSLPGSLLYRVETAQFACVTLGLTPQRAYEFGRVLRQAIAEHPVSLTTELSLPVTVSLGGVVLTPETSGDPEGVWSQAQVALQKAQSQGTNQLLLLGYESAGH; the protein is encoded by the coding sequence ATGACCGTAACCAGCCGCCACGACCCGGTCCACATCCTGGTCATTGATGACAGTATGGTGGTGCGAGAACTCATTGCCCAGTACCTGGAGGAGGGGGGGTATATTTTGGAAACGGCTGCCAATGGGGAGGAGGCCTGGGCGGCCATTTGTGAATCGCCCCCGGATTTGATCATCAGCGACTGGTCCATGCCCGGTATTTCTGGGATTGAGCTATGTCGCCGGGTGAAATCGGACCCCCAGTTGCAACACATTTACTTCCTGATGCTGACGGCGCGGGAGGATGCGGCCGACCGGGTGCTGGGGCTGGATACGGGGGCGGATGAATTTATCTGCAAACCCATTGACGCCGAGGAATTGCGGGCTAGGATTCGGGCGGCCTTGCGGGTGCGGCAATTGACCCGTTCCCTGATGGAGGCCAACCAACGCCTCAAGGACCAGTACCATTTGTTGGCCTCCATGTCCCTGATTGATGAGGAAACGGGGGTGTTGAATGAGCGGGCCTTTCGCACGGCCTTACCGGGACTGCTGCGCCAGATTGGGGAACGCCCTCCGGAGGGCCCCATTGATGAAAACTACGTGCTCTACTACCGCTACGGCAGTCTGTGGCTGCTCCAGGTGGATGATTGGCCCGCCTGGGAAAGCCAATACCGGCCCGAGGTGCGACGGCAAGTGTTGACGGTGGTGGCCCGCCGGTTACAAAGCCGCTCCCTGCCGGGCAGTTTGTTATACCGGGTGGAGACGGCTCAGTTTGCCTGTGTAACGCTGGGGCTGACACCGCAGCGGGCCTATGAGTTCGGTCGCGTCCTGCGCCAGGCCATTGCTGAGCATCCAGTGAGCTTGACAACCGAACTCTCGCTTCCGGTGACCGTCAGTTTGGGGGGGGTTGTCCTCACCCCCGAAACCAGCGGCGATCCAGAGGGGGTGTGGTCTCAGGCCCAGGTCGCCCTCCAGAAGGCCCAAAGTCAGGGCACCAATCAACTGCTGCTGTTGGGCTATGAGTCAGCCGGCCATTGA
- a CDS encoding fructosamine kinase family protein — translation MTALWQAVNQVISERTGQPFAGQPRGGAGGGCIHANQVVSDGRRQFFVKVNRAAALDMFIAEAQGLQALWSTCTVKVPRVIGWGEADGQAFLVLEYLSLQRRGDWFHMGQQLAQLHQRGQGQRYGWERDNYIGATPQKNAWCDDWATFFCQQRLMYQFQLAQRRGGRFPQLTAFLERVHRLLQDVPVEPVLVHGDLWGGNAAFTSQGEPVLFDPAVYYGHREVDLAMSELFGGFPETFYQGYQATWPLTPGYPQRKVIYNLYHILNHFSLFGGSYLDQALAMMAQIQSMAG, via the coding sequence ATGACTGCTTTGTGGCAGGCGGTCAACCAGGTCATCAGCGAGCGCACGGGCCAGCCCTTTGCCGGGCAACCCCGGGGGGGTGCAGGTGGGGGATGCATTCATGCCAATCAGGTGGTCAGCGATGGCCGGCGCCAGTTTTTTGTCAAGGTCAATCGCGCCGCTGCCCTGGATATGTTCATTGCCGAGGCCCAGGGGTTGCAGGCACTGTGGTCCACCTGCACGGTGAAAGTGCCCCGAGTCATCGGTTGGGGGGAAGCGGATGGCCAGGCCTTTTTGGTGTTGGAATACCTGTCTTTGCAGCGACGGGGGGACTGGTTCCACATGGGGCAGCAACTGGCGCAACTGCACCAGCGGGGCCAAGGCCAACGCTACGGCTGGGAACGGGATAACTACATCGGCGCGACTCCTCAAAAAAACGCCTGGTGTGACGATTGGGCCACCTTTTTTTGCCAGCAACGGTTGATGTATCAGTTTCAGTTGGCCCAGCGCCGGGGAGGCCGCTTTCCGCAACTGACGGCGTTTTTAGAGCGAGTGCACCGACTACTCCAAGATGTACCCGTCGAACCCGTCCTGGTGCATGGGGATTTGTGGGGGGGCAATGCCGCCTTTACCAGCCAGGGGGAACCCGTGCTCTTTGACCCCGCCGTGTACTATGGGCACCGGGAAGTGGACTTAGCTATGAGCGAATTGTTCGGTGGTTTCCCCGAGACGTTCTACCAGGGCTACCAAGCAACCTGGCCCCTGACGCCCGGTTACCCCCAGCGCAAGGTCATCTACAACCTCTACCACATCCTTAATCACTTCAGCCTGTTTGGTGGCAGCTACTTGGACCAGGCCCTGGCCATGATGGCGCAAATTCAGTCAATGGCCGGCTGA
- a CDS encoding thiamine phosphate synthase has protein sequence MDPTGSIYRILDANLDRAREGLRVIEEWCRLGQNDPHLAERCKTYRQELAGWHRPEFRQARDTANDVGTGLSHPQEAHKPDVAVLLQANFARVQEALRVLEEYAKLVDGAMAQAMKQLRYRVYELETAATGGERRQKLQQAHLYLITMPTPQLLATVEAALQAGVRLVQYRDKAAPDGQRFEMAGKLGELCHRYGALFLVNDRVDLALAVGADGVHLGQQDLPLPVARRLLGPERLLGCSTTNRAELERAIAGGADYIGVGPFYATPTKADKPPTSREYIAHVLQTWPKPWFAIGGIDLENLQEVLALGAQRVAVVRAIMGAADPGAVTQRFLRQLSRL, from the coding sequence ATGGACCCCACAGGCAGCATCTATCGCATTTTGGATGCCAATTTGGACCGGGCGCGGGAGGGCTTGCGCGTAATTGAGGAATGGTGCCGCTTGGGCCAAAACGACCCCCACTTGGCGGAGCGCTGCAAAACCTATCGCCAGGAATTGGCCGGCTGGCACCGCCCCGAATTTCGCCAGGCTCGGGATACGGCTAATGACGTCGGTACCGGATTGAGCCACCCCCAGGAAGCCCACAAGCCCGATGTGGCCGTCCTGTTGCAAGCCAATTTCGCCCGGGTGCAGGAGGCGCTGCGGGTGCTGGAGGAATACGCCAAGTTGGTGGATGGAGCCATGGCCCAGGCGATGAAGCAGTTGCGCTACCGGGTGTATGAACTGGAAACGGCGGCCACCGGTGGCGAACGGCGACAAAAACTGCAGCAGGCCCATTTGTATCTCATCACCATGCCCACCCCCCAGCTGTTGGCAACGGTGGAGGCGGCCTTGCAAGCGGGGGTCCGACTGGTGCAGTACCGGGATAAGGCAGCCCCCGACGGCCAGCGTTTCGAAATGGCCGGGAAATTGGGTGAGCTGTGCCATCGCTACGGAGCGCTGTTTCTTGTCAACGACCGGGTGGACCTGGCCTTGGCAGTAGGGGCGGATGGGGTGCACCTGGGACAGCAGGATTTGCCCTTGCCGGTAGCGCGCCGGTTGCTGGGGCCGGAACGACTGCTGGGGTGTTCGACCACGAATAGGGCAGAACTGGAGCGGGCCATCGCTGGGGGTGCAGATTATATCGGCGTTGGCCCTTTTTATGCCACCCCCACCAAAGCGGACAAACCCCCCACCAGCCGGGAGTACATCGCCCACGTTCTCCAGACTTGGCCCAAACCCTGGTTTGCCATTGGCGGCATTGACCTGGAAAACCTGCAGGAGGTGTTGGCCCTGGGGGCACAGCGGGTAGCGGTGGTGCGGGCGATCATGGGAGCAGCAGACCCCGGTGCCGTTACGCAGCGGTTTTTGCGCCAGCTATCCCGACTATGA